ATGGTGAGAGTTTCTCTATTCTATGAGTGGAGGCCAACAAGGTGCACTAAATGCAAGATGTTTGGTCATCTACGACTGAATGTAGACAAGGTCAGAAGAGAGTTTGGGTTAGAAAGGCTCCACAACCTGTAACAGTTCCAATTCAAACAACTGCACATGGTGACAATGTGGTTAGCCCTATTGTGGATCAAGAAGGGTTTCAGAGATCTTTGAGGCCAATCAGGGTGAGAGTTGGTCTAGAGACTCCAGTTATAACATCTAATGCTTTTCAGGTGTTGGAGGCTCCATTAATTGATAATGAAGGATTGGTAGGAGGACAATGTCAGGGGGATGAACAAAGGATAGTGATGTCTGGAGGAGGGAACTCTTCCAATTCTAATGGATAGAGTGTTAGCTTGGAATGTCAGGGGTCTAAACTCAGTACAGAAACAGAATGAGGTTAAGCACTTCATTCAGAAGTATGCAGTGGGTTTGGTGGGACTCCTGGAGCATAAGGTGAAGATCTCTAATATAGGGAAGCTTTACCAGAATGTCTTTGCAAACTGGTGTTTTACTAGAAATTCTAGCTATCACTCTGGTGGTAGAATTGTTGTAGGTTGGAAGGCTGGACGCTTCACAGTTAATATTGCTGCTGCATCTAGTCAGTTTGTTCACTTCCATGTTACTCCTGTAAGTGGTAGGCAAGCTTTCTGCacttttgtttatgcttttAATGATGCTGGTATGAGAAAAGATCTATGGAGGGATTTGTTGCTGCTTAATACTCAAGATCCTTGGATTGTGTGTGGGGATCTCAACTGTGTTATGGCTTTAGATAATAGAATTGGAGCCCCTGTAAGACATAGTGATATTGTAGATGTGAGCAATTGTATGCATGCTTGTGGTATGGAAGACATTAAATGTGTGGGTAATCTTTTTACCTGGAACAACAAGCAGCAAGGTAATAACAGGGTTTTTTCAAAAATTGATAGATTTATGGCTAATCATGCTTGGCAATCTTGTTTTCTAGTTGCTGAAGTGTGTTTTATGCCAGAAGGTCATTTTGATCACTCTCCTGGGCTTTTTTCTGTGTACCCCAGAGATGATGGAGGGAAGAAACCCTTTAAATACTTTACTATGTGGAAGTCTTCAACTGTGTTTTCAGATACTGTTAAGCAGGCTTGGAACACACAGATAATTGGGACTAAAATGTTCATCTTGATTAATAAGCTGAAAAGAGTAAAACAGGCTCTTAAGGAGTTGAATAAAGTAGGTTTTATTGATATCCATGGTGCGGATTTAAGAGCCTATCAGAATATGGTGAATGCACAAAGTGCAATGCATAATAATCTTACTGATCAAGGTGTTGCAGATGCAGAGTTGACTGCAATTCAAGAATATAAGGAGAAACATAAAGCTTATCTGGCTTTTCTCAGTCAGAAAGCAAAGTTGTCATGGCTTAAAGATGGGGATGAAAATACTTCCTTTTTTCCTCAGAGTATCAAGACCAGGAAGATGCAGAACCAAGTTTATAGCATCTATGATATGAAAGGAGAATGGAAAGATACAGCTGATGGGGTGTCTCAAGCTTTCCTGGAATATTATAAATTAAAGTGCTACTAGGTAGTACTTCTGATAATAGACCTCAAGTAAACAGGGAGGTGGTTCAGCAGGGACCAGTTTGTATGGATCATCATAAAGCTATTCTAAATGCTCCTTATACAACAGATGAAGTTAAGAAGGCTCTTTTCTCTATTCTAGGTATTAAAGCTCCTGGTCCAGATGGCATTGGTCCCTATTTTTATAAAGATGCTTGGCATATTGTTGGGGATGAAGTCATTGCAGCTATCCTTGATATGTTGCAGCAAGGCAAAATCTTGAAAGAGGTGAATCACACTGTGATTACTCTCATTCCTAAGACTAAATGTCCAAAAGATGTGAGTGAGTTCAAGCCAATCTCTTGCTGCAATACCATTTATAAGTGCATAACAAAAGTCTTGTTTGGGAGATTAAGACAAGTTCTTCCTGATCTTATTTTGGAGAATCAAGGAGGATTTGTTCATGGAAGGTACATAGTGCATAATATTATGGTTGTTCAAGATTTAGTCAGGCATTATGGGAGGAAAGGAGTTAAGCCTAGTTGCCTTATGAAGACTGATCTTCAAAAAGCCTATGATACTGTTGATTGACAATTCTTATAAGAGATGCTGGAATTGTTGGATTTCCCTAAGCAATTTGTAGACATGGTCATGTAATGTGTTTCTACTCCCATGTTCTCCCTGATGCTGAATGGTTCTATGCATGGCTTATTTAAATCCCAGAGAGGTTTGAGGCAAGGAGACCCTATCTCTCCTTTGTTGTTTGTCATCTGCATGGAATATCTGTCTAGAATCCTGAATAGAGTGAGTGCTATGCCTCAGTTTCAGTTTCACCCAAGATGTAAGGGGATTGGTCTTACCCATTTatgttttgctgatgatctgATCATCTGTAGCAGGGGTGATTATCATTCTATCTATCTACTGCTTCAAGCTTTCAAACTGTTTTCTTATTCATCTGGTTTAAaggcaaatcaacaaaaatcctCTATCTATTGTCATGGTATGCAGGAAGCTGATATTCAGAGGGTAGTGGATGTTTCTGGATTTTCTAGAAGTATTCTGCCTTTTAGATACTTGGGAGTTCCTATCTGTTCTAAGAAGATTTCTGTGGCTCAGTGTGCTCATCTGGTGGACAAAATGATAACCAAAATCAAAGTTTGGAGTTCTAGGAACTTATCCTACACAACAAGAATGCAACTTGTTAATTCAGTGTTGTTAAGTTTGCATATGTATTGGGCTCAGATTTATGTGCTTCTAAAAAGTGTTCTACAGGATATAGTGAAGATATGCAGAGCTTTCCTATGGAGTGGTCATGCTTTCAGTCATAAACCAAGCAAAATAGCTTGGGATAAGGTCTGTAATGACAAGCAAAATGGAGGTCTGGGTTTTAGAGATGTTCAGATATGGAATACTGCCTTTATGGGAAAATATGTATGGGCTTTAGTCAAGAAGCAGGATAATGTCTGGATCAGGTGGATCAACTCAGTTTACTTAAAGGATGGGGATTGGTGGGAGTATCAGGCTGGCTCTTTTGCTAGTTGGTACTGGAAGCAAGTTTGTAATACAAAGGAGAAgctaaaacaatttttttactCTTGCAGAGTTTGAGAACATGCCTCAGTATTCAGTAAAACAAGTGTATGAGAAATTAGTTGGGAATAAGCCAAGGGTGCATTGGGATAAAATGGTGTGGAATAGACTGAATGTTCCTAAGCATAGATTCATTTGTTGGTTAGCTGTTCGATCCAGACTTCAGACTACAGACAATCTAGCAAAGATAGGCATTAGTCAATCGGCTAAATGCTTGATTTGTGGGCTGGATG
This sequence is a window from Spinacia oleracea cultivar Varoflay chromosome 1, BTI_SOV_V1, whole genome shotgun sequence. Protein-coding genes within it:
- the LOC110793174 gene encoding uncharacterized protein, producing the protein MFSLMLNGSMHGLFKSQRGLRQGDPISPLLFVICMEYLSRILNRVSAMPQFQFHPRCKGIGLTHLCFADDLIICSRGDYHSIYLLLQAFKLFSYSSGLKANQQKSSIYCHGMQEADIQRVVDVSGFSRSILPFRYLGVPICSKKISVAQCAHLVDKMITKIKVWSSRNLSYTTRMQLVNSVLLSLHMYWAQIYVLLKSVLQDIVKICRAFLWSGHAFSHKPSKIAWDKVCNDKQNGGLGFRDVQIWNTAFMGKYVWALVKKQDNVWIRWINSVYLKDGDWWEYQAGSFAKFENMPQYSVKQVYEKLVGNKPRVHWDKMVWNRLNVPKHRFICWLAVRSRLQTTDNLAKIGISQSAKCLICGLDDETHQHLFFQCQYSRQIIIAVHQWVGFSINGNLVQLLRKAGQSRASRFRKQVYFAAIGAAVYLIWKCRNTSFWDSTLPTVSHSVKTLKQMVKSRIQVVFPKHVSKRDSDWFTTL
- the LOC110793173 gene encoding uncharacterized protein, translated to MDHHKAILNAPYTTDEVKKALFSILGIKAPGPDGIGPYFYKDAWHIVGDEVIAAILDMLQQGKILKEVNHTVITLIPKTKCPKDVSEFKPISCCNTIYKCITKVLFGRLRQVLPDLILENQGGFVHGRYIVHNIMVVQDLVRHYGRKGVKPSCLMKTDLQKAYDTVD
- the LOC110793172 gene encoding uncharacterized protein codes for the protein MQDVWSSTTECRQGQKRVWVRKAPQPVTVPIQTTAHGDNVVSPIVDQEGFQRSLRPIRVRVGLETPVITSNAFQVLEAPLIDNEGLVGGQCQGDEQRIVMGLNSVQKQNEVKHFIQKYAVGLVGLLEHKVKISNIGKLYQNVFANWCFTRNSSYHSGGRIVVGWKAGRFTVNIAAASSQFVHFHVTPVSGRQAFCTFVYAFNDAGMRKDLWRDLLLLNTQDPWIVCGDLNCVMALDNRIGAPVRHSDIVDVSNCMHACGMEDIKCVGNLFTWNNKQQGNNRVFSKIDRFMANHAWQSCFLVAEVCFMPEGHFDHSPGLFSVYPRDDGGKKPFKYFTMWKSSTVFSDTVKQAWNTQIIGTKMFILINKLKRVKQALKELNKVGFIDIHGADLRAYQNMVNAQSAMHNNLTDQGVADAELTAIQEYKEKHKAYLAFLSQKAKLSWLKDGDENTSFFPQSIKTRKMQNQVYSIYDMKGEWKDTADGVSQAFLEYYKLKCY